The Miscanthus floridulus cultivar M001 chromosome 17, ASM1932011v1, whole genome shotgun sequence genome has a window encoding:
- the LOC136517693 gene encoding uncharacterized protein isoform X1 produces MPPPPGDCSFTPSELLSFLRLKIAGEPLPATAAAHFHDADIYTADPALLATLFDPAPAKKGESGSWFFFTHVRPKSSSDSRKSRQVAGGVGTWHSERAPRRVLDDEGNCLGHSQYFSYKLKIGKNCHERTEWYMLEFSDDQEADHERVHGGEPQLVLCNIYKAHTHSRSSNGSTSTPPYSASARKRKAVGEASVKAKRQLFDSSAPASAARSQEQVRSTTPSNLMSSDCIALMTKADGEATMSQLKIGDTSVFSRFWPEPEKSTSDCIALMSKADGEATTSQLKIGDTSDFSRFWPEPEKSFDWGYTTTCGALPTLENCSRANVRDVGDVFCGQDAWPSAFHSSNDTTTFVCGETNPLSWAMRMRAALYVAQTLECYSSKGRAPYHDLHAYRVVFDVDGNPRLACFGLMKNRRDGKSYSTNLAFTPPEYLKTGRVSPKRFAVLAPSCLIS; encoded by the exons ATGCCTCCTCCGCCGGGCGATTGCTCTTTCACCCCGTCGgagctcctctccttcctccgtcTTAAGATCGCCGGCGAGCCCCTCCCTGCCACCGCCGCGGCACATTTCCACGACGCCGACATCTACACCGCTGACCCGGCTCTGCTCGCGACGCTCTTCGATCCGGCTCCAGCGAAGAAAGGGGAGAGCGGCTCGTGGTTCTTCTTCACCCACGTAAGGCCCAAGAGCAGCAGCGACAGCCGCAAGTCGCGACAGGTTGCGGGTGGAGTGGGCACGTGGCACTCCGAGCGCGCCCCCCGCCGCGTGCTCGACGACGAGGGCAATTGCCTCGGACACAGCCAGTATTTCTCCTACAAGCTCAAGATCGGGAAGAACTGCCATGAGAGGACCGAGTGGTACATGCTGGAGTTCAGCGACGACCAAGAAGCCGATCACGAGCGCGTCCACGGCGGCGAGCCCCAGCTGGTTCTTTGCAACATCTACAAGGCGCATACCCATTCGCGCAGCAGCAACGGATCCACGTCGACACCGCCATACTCTGCATCAGCGCGCAAGAGGAAGGCTGTCGGTGAGGCCTCCGTCAAGGCAAAGCGGCAGCTTTTCGATTCCTCTGCGCCAGCTTCAGCGGCCAGGTCGCAAGAACAGGTCAGGTCTACAACGCCATCCAATCTGATGTCATCAGACTGCATTGCGCTGATGACCAAGGCAGACGGCGAGGCAACAATGTCGCAGTTGAAGATTGGTGATACATCAGTTTTTTCAAGATTTTGGCCTGAACCAGAGAAGTCGACATCAGACTGCATTGCGCTGATGTCTAAGGCAGACGGCGAGGCAACAACGTCGCAGTTGAAGATCGGCGATACATCAGATTTTTCAAGATTTTGGCCTGAACCAGAGAAGTCGTTCGACTGGGGCTACACGACGACCTGCGGCGCTCTTCCTACACTCGAGAACTGCTCACGGGCAAATGTCAGGGACGTCGGCGATGTGTTCTGCGGGCAGGATGCTTGGCCCTCTGCTTTCCATAGCAGCAATGACACCACGACGTTCGTGTGCG GGGAGACAAATCCGTTGAGTTGGGCAATGAGGATGAGGGCTGCGCTTTATGTGGCACAGACATTGGAGTGCTACAGTAGCAAAGGGCGGGCGCCCTATCATGACCTGCATGCATACAGGGTCGTCTTTGATGTG GATGGTAACCCTAGACTGGCATGTTTTGGTCTGATGAAGAACAGACGGGATGGAAAGAGCTACAGTACTAATTTGGCCTTCACGCCTCCTGAGTATCTTAAGACAG GCAGAGTAAGTCCTAAGAGGTTTGCAGTTTTGGCACCGTCTTGCTTGATCTCCTGA
- the LOC136517693 gene encoding uncharacterized protein isoform X3, which translates to MPPPPGDCSFTPSELLSFLRLKIAGEPLPATAAAHFHDADIYTADPALLATLFDPAPAKKGESGSWFFFTHVRPKSSSDSRKSRQVAGGVGTWHSERAPRRVLDDEGNCLGHSQYFSYKLKIGKNCHERTEWYMLEFSDDQEADHERVHGGEPQLVLCNIYKAHTHSRSSNGSTSTPPYSASARKRKAVGEASVKAKRQLFDSSAPASAARSQEQVRSTTPSNLMSSDCIALMTKADGEATMSQLKIGDTSVFSRFWPEPEKSTSDCIALMSKADGEATTSQLKIGDTSDFSRFWPEPEKSFDWGYTTTCGALPTLENCSRANVRDVGDVFCGQDAWPSAFHSSNDTTTFVCGETNPLSWAMRMRAALYVAQTLECYSSKGRAPYHDLHAYRVVFDVDGNPRLACFGLMKNRRDGKSYSTNLAFTPPEYLKTGTRSYKRR; encoded by the exons ATGCCTCCTCCGCCGGGCGATTGCTCTTTCACCCCGTCGgagctcctctccttcctccgtcTTAAGATCGCCGGCGAGCCCCTCCCTGCCACCGCCGCGGCACATTTCCACGACGCCGACATCTACACCGCTGACCCGGCTCTGCTCGCGACGCTCTTCGATCCGGCTCCAGCGAAGAAAGGGGAGAGCGGCTCGTGGTTCTTCTTCACCCACGTAAGGCCCAAGAGCAGCAGCGACAGCCGCAAGTCGCGACAGGTTGCGGGTGGAGTGGGCACGTGGCACTCCGAGCGCGCCCCCCGCCGCGTGCTCGACGACGAGGGCAATTGCCTCGGACACAGCCAGTATTTCTCCTACAAGCTCAAGATCGGGAAGAACTGCCATGAGAGGACCGAGTGGTACATGCTGGAGTTCAGCGACGACCAAGAAGCCGATCACGAGCGCGTCCACGGCGGCGAGCCCCAGCTGGTTCTTTGCAACATCTACAAGGCGCATACCCATTCGCGCAGCAGCAACGGATCCACGTCGACACCGCCATACTCTGCATCAGCGCGCAAGAGGAAGGCTGTCGGTGAGGCCTCCGTCAAGGCAAAGCGGCAGCTTTTCGATTCCTCTGCGCCAGCTTCAGCGGCCAGGTCGCAAGAACAGGTCAGGTCTACAACGCCATCCAATCTGATGTCATCAGACTGCATTGCGCTGATGACCAAGGCAGACGGCGAGGCAACAATGTCGCAGTTGAAGATTGGTGATACATCAGTTTTTTCAAGATTTTGGCCTGAACCAGAGAAGTCGACATCAGACTGCATTGCGCTGATGTCTAAGGCAGACGGCGAGGCAACAACGTCGCAGTTGAAGATCGGCGATACATCAGATTTTTCAAGATTTTGGCCTGAACCAGAGAAGTCGTTCGACTGGGGCTACACGACGACCTGCGGCGCTCTTCCTACACTCGAGAACTGCTCACGGGCAAATGTCAGGGACGTCGGCGATGTGTTCTGCGGGCAGGATGCTTGGCCCTCTGCTTTCCATAGCAGCAATGACACCACGACGTTCGTGTGCG GGGAGACAAATCCGTTGAGTTGGGCAATGAGGATGAGGGCTGCGCTTTATGTGGCACAGACATTGGAGTGCTACAGTAGCAAAGGGCGGGCGCCCTATCATGACCTGCATGCATACAGGGTCGTCTTTGATGTG GATGGTAACCCTAGACTGGCATGTTTTGGTCTGATGAAGAACAGACGGGATGGAAAGAGCTACAGTACTAATTTGGCCTTCACGCCTCCTGAGTATCTTAAGACAG GCACTCGCTCTTATAAGAGGCGTTAA
- the LOC136517693 gene encoding uncharacterized protein isoform X2, translated as MPPPPGDCSFTPSELLSFLRLKIAGEPLPATAAAHFHDADIYTADPALLATLFDPAPAKKGESGSWFFFTHVRPKSSSDSRKSRQVAGGVGTWHSERAPRRVLDDEGNCLGHSQYFSYKLKIGKNCHERTEWYMLEFSDDQEADHERVHGGEPQLVLCNIYKAHTHSRSSNGSTSTPPYSASARKRKAVGEASVKAKRQLFDSSAPASAARSQEQVRSTTPSNLMSSDCIALMTKADGEATMSQLKIGDTSVFSRFWPEPEKSTSDCIALMSKADGEATTSQLKIGDTSDFSRFWPEPEKSFDWGYTTTCGALPTLENCSRANVRDVGDVFCGQDAWPSAFHSSNDTTTFVCGETNPLSWAMRMRAALYVAQTLECYSSKGRAPYHDLHAYRVVFDVDGNPRLACFGLMKNRRDGKSYSTNLAFTPPEYLKTGNWSHQNHGQDSMKGR; from the exons ATGCCTCCTCCGCCGGGCGATTGCTCTTTCACCCCGTCGgagctcctctccttcctccgtcTTAAGATCGCCGGCGAGCCCCTCCCTGCCACCGCCGCGGCACATTTCCACGACGCCGACATCTACACCGCTGACCCGGCTCTGCTCGCGACGCTCTTCGATCCGGCTCCAGCGAAGAAAGGGGAGAGCGGCTCGTGGTTCTTCTTCACCCACGTAAGGCCCAAGAGCAGCAGCGACAGCCGCAAGTCGCGACAGGTTGCGGGTGGAGTGGGCACGTGGCACTCCGAGCGCGCCCCCCGCCGCGTGCTCGACGACGAGGGCAATTGCCTCGGACACAGCCAGTATTTCTCCTACAAGCTCAAGATCGGGAAGAACTGCCATGAGAGGACCGAGTGGTACATGCTGGAGTTCAGCGACGACCAAGAAGCCGATCACGAGCGCGTCCACGGCGGCGAGCCCCAGCTGGTTCTTTGCAACATCTACAAGGCGCATACCCATTCGCGCAGCAGCAACGGATCCACGTCGACACCGCCATACTCTGCATCAGCGCGCAAGAGGAAGGCTGTCGGTGAGGCCTCCGTCAAGGCAAAGCGGCAGCTTTTCGATTCCTCTGCGCCAGCTTCAGCGGCCAGGTCGCAAGAACAGGTCAGGTCTACAACGCCATCCAATCTGATGTCATCAGACTGCATTGCGCTGATGACCAAGGCAGACGGCGAGGCAACAATGTCGCAGTTGAAGATTGGTGATACATCAGTTTTTTCAAGATTTTGGCCTGAACCAGAGAAGTCGACATCAGACTGCATTGCGCTGATGTCTAAGGCAGACGGCGAGGCAACAACGTCGCAGTTGAAGATCGGCGATACATCAGATTTTTCAAGATTTTGGCCTGAACCAGAGAAGTCGTTCGACTGGGGCTACACGACGACCTGCGGCGCTCTTCCTACACTCGAGAACTGCTCACGGGCAAATGTCAGGGACGTCGGCGATGTGTTCTGCGGGCAGGATGCTTGGCCCTCTGCTTTCCATAGCAGCAATGACACCACGACGTTCGTGTGCG GGGAGACAAATCCGTTGAGTTGGGCAATGAGGATGAGGGCTGCGCTTTATGTGGCACAGACATTGGAGTGCTACAGTAGCAAAGGGCGGGCGCCCTATCATGACCTGCATGCATACAGGGTCGTCTTTGATGTG GATGGTAACCCTAGACTGGCATGTTTTGGTCTGATGAAGAACAGACGGGATGGAAAGAGCTACAGTACTAATTTGGCCTTCACGCCTCCTGAGTATCTTAAGACAG GAAACTGGAGTCACCAAAACCACGGGCAAGACTCTATGAAGGGAAGATAA
- the LOC136517693 gene encoding uncharacterized protein isoform X4 codes for MPPPPGDCSFTPSELLSFLRLKIAGEPLPATAAAHFHDADIYTADPALLATLFDPAPAKKGESGSWFFFTHVRPKSSSDSRKSRQVAGGVGTWHSERAPRRVLDDEGNCLGHSQYFSYKLKIGKNCHERTEWYMLEFSDDQEADHERVHGGEPQLVLCNIYKAHTHSRSSNGSTSTPPYSASARKRKAVGEASVKAKRQLFDSSAPASAARSQEQVRSTTPSNLMSSDCIALMTKADGEATMSQLKIGDTSVFSRFWPEPEKSTSDCIALMSKADGEATTSQLKIGDTSDFSRFWPEPEKSFDWGYTTTCGALPTLENCSRANVRDVGDVFCGQDAWPSAFHSSNDTTTFVCGMPSAPVLPPPAFVCGMPSTPVLQPPAFVCGMPSAPVLPPPGKASWWCGSHNVWSY; via the coding sequence ATGCCTCCTCCGCCGGGCGATTGCTCTTTCACCCCGTCGgagctcctctccttcctccgtcTTAAGATCGCCGGCGAGCCCCTCCCTGCCACCGCCGCGGCACATTTCCACGACGCCGACATCTACACCGCTGACCCGGCTCTGCTCGCGACGCTCTTCGATCCGGCTCCAGCGAAGAAAGGGGAGAGCGGCTCGTGGTTCTTCTTCACCCACGTAAGGCCCAAGAGCAGCAGCGACAGCCGCAAGTCGCGACAGGTTGCGGGTGGAGTGGGCACGTGGCACTCCGAGCGCGCCCCCCGCCGCGTGCTCGACGACGAGGGCAATTGCCTCGGACACAGCCAGTATTTCTCCTACAAGCTCAAGATCGGGAAGAACTGCCATGAGAGGACCGAGTGGTACATGCTGGAGTTCAGCGACGACCAAGAAGCCGATCACGAGCGCGTCCACGGCGGCGAGCCCCAGCTGGTTCTTTGCAACATCTACAAGGCGCATACCCATTCGCGCAGCAGCAACGGATCCACGTCGACACCGCCATACTCTGCATCAGCGCGCAAGAGGAAGGCTGTCGGTGAGGCCTCCGTCAAGGCAAAGCGGCAGCTTTTCGATTCCTCTGCGCCAGCTTCAGCGGCCAGGTCGCAAGAACAGGTCAGGTCTACAACGCCATCCAATCTGATGTCATCAGACTGCATTGCGCTGATGACCAAGGCAGACGGCGAGGCAACAATGTCGCAGTTGAAGATTGGTGATACATCAGTTTTTTCAAGATTTTGGCCTGAACCAGAGAAGTCGACATCAGACTGCATTGCGCTGATGTCTAAGGCAGACGGCGAGGCAACAACGTCGCAGTTGAAGATCGGCGATACATCAGATTTTTCAAGATTTTGGCCTGAACCAGAGAAGTCGTTCGACTGGGGCTACACGACGACCTGCGGCGCTCTTCCTACACTCGAGAACTGCTCACGGGCAAATGTCAGGGACGTCGGCGATGTGTTCTGCGGGCAGGATGCTTGGCCCTCTGCTTTCCATAGCAGCAATGACACCACGACGTTCGTGTGCGGTATGCCCTCTGCTCCCGTTCTACCGCCGCCTGCGTTCGTGTGCGGTATGCCCTCTACTCCCGTTCTGCAGCCGCCTGCGTTCGTGTGCGGTATGCCCTCTGCTCCCGTTCTGCCACCGCCGGGGAAGGCGTCTTGGTGGTGCGGTAGCCACAACGTTTGGAGCTACTGA
- the LOC136516356 gene encoding LOW QUALITY PROTEIN: conserved oligomeric Golgi complex subunit 5-like (The sequence of the model RefSeq protein was modified relative to this genomic sequence to represent the inferred CDS: deleted 1 base in 1 codon) has protein sequence MAAPPPTTPRLLLSPTSKDLLTAAFFASPPSPSSDDPASPLDAFASDPVLSAFLSPSFSPSDFSSAALSSGLAASRAEQLQDAIRLLRRHLRVEVLRRHPLLLSHLLSLRSASASLSALPSHLNLLSSHLSLLSSHLSAPRSHLAHSSASLSSLLATADLLLHSHRLVRLSSRLLASSPAPDLARQAELYREIRLLYEEKNLSGINAVDEEMRKVDATASKLRSEASAVIDRGVSESNQNDVWCGLQVYYNLGELKTAVEGLVGKHKAAGAKSVAVALDMKAISMTAGVGGGPGGVQRSGTPQIGGSKKAAEALWDRMRQCMEELHRAVTAAWQLQTVLTKKRVPFTQMLFLEEVWQEGEPLITERVWDAIVKAFAGQMKSTFTASSFVKEIFTLGYPRLFSMVENLLERISRDTDVKGTLPALTPEGKDHMISAIEIFQTAFLALCHSRLSDYVNSIFPMSNRGTIPSKDQISRLVSRIQEEIEVVRTHGHLLVLVLREIGKTLLLLAQRAEYQISTGPEARQVTSTATAAQLKNFALCLHLQEVHMRISSVLSTLPNVASEVLSPSLGVVYGVACDSVTSLFQAMLDRLESCILKMHEQDFSGHGMDAAMDNNASAYMEELQKCAVHFRSEFLSKLLPSSSSRSETICTIMVRRMASRVLIFFIRHASLVRPLSEAGKLRMARDMAELELAVGQNLFPVEQLGAPYRALRAFRPVLFLETSQLEKSPLLQDLPPSVILHHLYSRGPDELQSPLQRNKLTPLQYSLWLDSQGEDQIWKGVKATLDDYETRVRSRGDMEFSPVYPLMLQIGSALSQATT, from the exons atggcagcGCCGCCCCCCACCACTCCCCGTCTCCTCCTCTCGCCGACGTCCAAGGACCTCCTCACAGCCGCCTTCTTCGCCTCGCCGCCCTCCCCCTCCTCCGACGATCCCGCCTCCCCGCTGGACGCCTTCGCCTCCGACCCCGTCCTCTCCGCCTTCCTGTCTCCGTCCTTCTCCCCCTCTGACTTCTCCTCCGCCGCGCTTTCCTCAGGACTCGCTGCCTCCCGCGCCGAGCAGCTGCAGGATGCCATCCGCCTTCTCCGGCGCCATCTCCGCGTTGAGGTGCTGCGCCGCCACCCGCTCCTCCTCTCCCACCTCCTCTCTCTCCGCTCCGCCTCTGCATCGCTTTCCGCTCTC CCATCCCACCTCAACCTCCTCTCCTCCcacctctccctcctctcctcccaccTCTCGGCCCCGCGCTCCCATCTCGCTCACTCCTCGGCTTCCCTTTCCAGCCTCCTTGCCACAGCCGACCTCCTCCTCCACTCCCACCGCTTAGTGCGCCTCTCCTCCcgactcctcgcctcctcccctGCGCCGGACCTCGCGCGCCAGGCAGAGCTCTACCGCGAGATCCGCCTCCTCTATGAGGAGAAGAACCTCTCCGGGATCAATGCCGTTGACGAGGAGATGCGCAAGGTGGATGCCACTGCGTCCAAGCTGCGCTCGGAGGCCAGCGCTGTGATCGATCGCGGTGTCTCCGAGTCCAACCAGAACGACGTCTGGTGCGGGCTTCAGGTGTACTACAATCTTGGGGAGTTGAAGACAGCAGTGGAGGGGCTTGTGGGGAAGCACAAGGCAGCAGGTGCAAAGAGTGTCGCTGTTGCACTGGACATGAAGGCGATATCAATGACTGCTGGAGTTGGAGGTGGCCCTGGAGGGGTGCAGAGGAGTGGTACGCCGCAGATTGGTGGGAGTAAGAAGGCTGCGGAGGCACTATGGGATAGGATGAGGCAGTGCATGGAGGAGCTCCACCGGGCAGTGACCGCTGCTTGGCAGCTGCAGACTGTGCTCACTAAGAAGCGTGTCCCATTCACCCAAATGCTTTTCCTTGAGGAGGTTTGGCAG GAGGGTGAGCCTCTCATAACAGAGAGAGTTTGGGATGCAATTGTCAAGGCCTTTGCAGGTCAAATGAAGTCTACCTTTACGGCTTCAAGCTTTGTGAAGGAAATATTTACTCTTGGGTATCCAAGACTGTTTTCGATGGTCGAAaaccttcttgagaggatttcaAGAGATACTGATGTAAAGGGCACCCTTCCAGCTCTCACTCCTGAAGGAAAAGATCATATGATTTCAGCCATTGAGATATTCCAGACAGCCTTTTTGGCTCTGTGTCATAGTCGATTATCTGATTATGTCAACAGCATATTTCCAATGTCAAACCGTGGAACTATACCTTCAAAGGATCAGATCTCAAGATTAGTTTCTCGCATACAAGAGGAAATCGAAGTAGTGAGAACTCATGGGCATTTGCTTGTTCTTGTTCTACGTGAAATTGGAAAGACCTTGCTTCTTTTAGCACAGAGAGCTGAATATCAG ATCTCTACTGGCCCTGAAGCTCGACAAGTTACCAGCACAGCAACTGCAGCCCAACTCAAAAATTTTGCTTTGTGTCTTCACCTTCAGGAGGTTCACATGCGCATTTCTAGCGTCTTGTCAACACTCCCAAATGTTGCTTCTGAGGTCCTTTCACCCTCCCTTGGTGTTGTTTATGGTGTTGCTTGTGATTCAGTGACTTCCCTGTTCCAAGCGATGCTTGATCGTCTCGAGTCATGCATCCTGAAAATGCATGAGCAGGACTTTTCAGGTCATGGAATGGATGCAGCAATGGATAACAATGCATCAGCTTACATGGAAGAGCTCCAGAAATGTGCTGTCCACTTCCGCAGCGAGTTCTTATCGAAGCTGTTGCCTTCATCATCCTCTCGTTCAGAGACCATATGTACCATCATGGTTAGAAGGATGGCCTCGAGGGTCCTCATATTTTTTATAAGGCATGCTTCTCTTGTCAGGCCACTCTCAGAAGCAGGGAAGTTGAGGATGGCACGGGACATGGCTGAGCTGGAGCTTGCTGTTGGTCAGAACCTGTTTCCAGTGGAGCAGCTGGGGGCACCATACCGGGCACTACGGGCATTCCGTCCTGTCCTGTTCCTGGAAACGTCGCAGCTTGAGAAGTCTCCGCTCCTTCAGGACTTGCCGCCAAGCGTGATCCTCCACCACCTGTATTCTCGAGGGCCTGATGAGCTGCAGTCGCCATTACAGCGCAACAAGCTCACACCTTTGCAGTACTCTCTATGGCTTGATTCACAAGGTGAGGACCAGATCTGGAAGGGGGTGAAAGCAACCCTGGACGACTACGAGACGAGGGTCAGGTCTCGAGGAGACATGGAATTCAGTCCGGTGTATCCTCTTATGCTTCAGATTGGATCTGCATTGTCTCAGGCCACCACCTAA